The window GAGTCCGCGGACGCGGCCTGGACGGCGAAGGGCTTCTCCCGCATGGGCGCGTCCTTCACCAAGGACTACGCGCAGTACTACATCGCGGAGAACCGCCAGTACGTGTCGTACGACAAGACCCTCAAGGTCGGCCCGTACAACTTCGGCTTCGCCACGACCCGTCCGGACTGGGTGGAGCACTACCCGTACCAGAACGGTCTGTTGATCTGGAAGTGGGACACCTCCCAGGCGGACAACAACACCAGCGACCACCCGGGCACGGGTCTGCTGCTGCCCGTCGACTCGCACTCGAAGGCCTTGAAGTGGTCCGACGGCACGCTGATGCGCAACCGGATCCAGGCCTACGACTCGCCCTTCAGCCTCTACGGCACGGACGGCATCAAGCTGCACAACGCGGGCGTCGTGACCCGCGTCCCGTCGTCGAAGGGGGTGTCGGTCTTCAACGACCGGAAGAACACCTACTACGACGAGACGAACAAGACCGGCGGCGTCAAGATCACTGACACCAACACGAAGATCAAGATCATCAAGGAGGCGAAGGACGGCTCGACGATCGAGCTCGAGGTCGCCCCCGCAGCGAAGTAAAACGCGTTTTCCCAGCTCAGAGCATGATCGGCGGTGACCCCCTGGCGGGTCACCGCCGATCCGTGTTTAGGTGCGTCCTGTGGTTCTCTTATTGACACCGACCGACACGGGGGGATGACCGCATGGCCGCAGGAGGCTTCTGCAAGCTGCCGAACGGCACGGTGGTGGTGGCACTGAACCTGCCCAGCCCCGCCGCCGACGGCCCCGGCTGCGTCCGCGTGCTCGTCCACTCGGCCAACCGCGCCCGAGCCCTGACCAGGCTCCGCAACCTCGGCCTGCGCGCCGTCTACCTGCGCGGCAACGCCGCCCCACCGACCCCCGACGAGGTCACGGCCGTCCTCCACCACCCCGACGGCCTCATATGGCGCACGGCCCCTGACAACGGTGTCCTCGCCCCGGACCTCACCACGGAACTCTGGCGCCCGATCAGATCCCTCCTGAGACGCCCGACGGCCCAGACCTGACCCCACGCCCCTGGGAGCGCACCCACGCACCCCCGGCCGCCCACCACCCGGCGTGCGGCCCGGGGCCGGTACCGCGAGGGCTGCGACTCGGCTTGCGGTGGGCGTGGCCCGCCCGGCCGCCCGCTGCCCGGGCGCGATCGGACCGCCCGCCACGGCCCAGGGCCGGTCCGCGCATGGCTGCGGATCAGCCCGCGACGGGGCATGGCCCGCCCGGGGCCGCAGAGGGCCTGGTGGCTCGCCGACCCCAGCCGGATGGCCCTCGCCCGGTGGCCCGTGGTCGTCCCGCGACAGGCCCGGGCCGGGATGCGCTCGGATGTGCCTCCACCGGGGCCCACCGGGCGATTGCCGGCCGTCCGGCCGGGCGGGATTCTGCGGCCGGGGGACGCCGCCGGGGCCTGTCCGCCGCTGCACAGCCTGGGTGCGGGTTTCGCTCGGGTCTGAAAGCTCGCCGTCCGGGCGGGACCCCACCACCGCCGCGAAGCGCCCGCAGCGGCTTGGCGTGCGGTGGGGCGCGGCCCGCCCTGGGCCTGATCACGGCCTCGGCCGTGTGTGGCCCCCGACCCGAGCCGGATACGCCCAGCCGAGAGTCGGGGTCTACGGTCGGCCCCGGCTCTCCGTCCGCCGGACCCCTACTGGACGACCGGCTTCCCCGACAGCTCCACGCCCGCCTCGCGGAGCTCCTCCAGGGCTCGCTCGGTGGTTTCCTGGGAGACGCCTGCCGTGAGGTCGAGGAGGACCTGGGTGCGGAAGCCCTCGCGGGACGCGTCCAGGGCTGTGGCGCGGACGCAGTGGTCCGTGGCGATGCCGACGACGTCCACCTCCGTCACGTCTCGGGAGCGGAGCCAGTCGGCCAGGTTCGTGCCGTTCTCGTCCGCCCCCTCGAAGCCGCTGTACGCCGCCGAGTACGCCCCCTTGTCGAACACGGCGTCGATCGAGCCGGAGGCGACCGCGGGGGCGAAATTGGGGTGGAAGCCGACGCCCTCCGTGCCCGCGACGCAGTGCGCGGGCCAGGAGTGGACGTAGTCCGGGTTCGTGGAGAAGTGGCCGCCGGGAGCGATGTGGTGGTCGCGGGTGGCCACGACGTGCTGGTAGCCGGACCCGGCCGCCTGCCCGATCAGCTCCGTCACGGCGGCGGCCACATCGGCACCGCCGGACACCGCGAGGCTGCCCCCCTCGCAGAAGTCGTTCTGCACGTCTACGACGATCAAGGCGCGGCGCATGGTCGGTGTCCTTCGGCTATGAGGTCGGCAAGCCCGGCCGGTGAACTTCCGAGCCTATTGACAGAGGGGAGAGGGCGGGAGGGGAACGGGTCGGCGCAACGCGGCACACCGCATTAGCTACCCGAGGCGCCGTGCGCGTACTCCGTGGGAAGGACGGGCTCCCCGCGCGAGAGCTGCGTGGCCGACATCGGGAGCCCGGCGCGCGCCGCCGTGTGCCGCTCGCGCGCCGCGTCCAGCGGCTCGCGCGCCACCACCTCGCCCCCCTTGACCAGCTCCACCAGCAGCTGCCGGTCCGCGAGAGCGGCCGGCACCGGCCCCGTGCCGATCACCTCGGCCTCGGCGACCCCGTAGGCGTCCAGCCGCCGCGCGGCCCACTTG of the Streptomyces koelreuteriae genome contains:
- a CDS encoding nicotinamidase, whose amino-acid sequence is MRRALIVVDVQNDFCEGGSLAVSGGADVAAAVTELIGQAAGSGYQHVVATRDHHIAPGGHFSTNPDYVHSWPAHCVAGTEGVGFHPNFAPAVASGSIDAVFDKGAYSAAYSGFEGADENGTNLADWLRSRDVTEVDVVGIATDHCVRATALDASREGFRTQVLLDLTAGVSQETTERALEELREAGVELSGKPVVQ